The following proteins are co-located in the Pseudomonadota bacterium genome:
- a CDS encoding glycosyltransferase family 2 protein has translation MTKKSRSSIAAFIVCCNEERQIRRCLESVRWCDEIVIVDSGSTDRTLQICAEFTSKIIHHDWQGYVIQKRFALAQCSSEWVLNIDADEEVSEELQEEIVKILEEDKAGKVSTHGFLLNRVIFFLDRWWRKGGWYPEYRLRLCRRSATTWGGEDPHEKAHVTGETKRCTGELHHYSFTDLTDYVRRMNTLSSNATPSLIKRGATASAIVIIGRTCARFFKFYISKRGFREGLAGLIVASIEAFSVLLKYAKLWEARKR, from the coding sequence ATGACTAAAAAATCCCGATCCTCAATCGCTGCCTTTATCGTGTGTTGTAACGAAGAGCGCCAGATCCGACGGTGCCTTGAGAGCGTGCGCTGGTGTGATGAGATCGTCATCGTTGATTCCGGCTCTACAGACCGCACCCTGCAGATCTGCGCCGAATTTACCTCAAAGATCATACACCACGATTGGCAGGGGTACGTGATTCAAAAGAGGTTTGCGCTCGCTCAATGCAGTAGTGAGTGGGTGCTAAATATCGATGCCGATGAGGAGGTTTCGGAGGAACTGCAAGAGGAGATCGTCAAGATCCTAGAGGAGGATAAAGCCGGAAAGGTCTCAACGCACGGCTTCCTACTAAATCGGGTCATATTCTTTCTCGATAGGTGGTGGCGCAAGGGTGGTTGGTATCCGGAGTATCGCCTGAGGTTATGTCGTCGCTCTGCTACGACCTGGGGGGGCGAGGACCCGCATGAGAAGGCCCATGTAACCGGCGAAACCAAGCGTTGCACTGGTGAGCTGCATCACTACTCATTTACCGACCTAACCGATTATGTGCGGCGGATGAACACCCTCTCATCAAACGCCACTCCATCGCTTATAAAGCGTGGTGCTACCGCATCAGCGATCGTTATTATAGGCCGCACCTGTGCGCGCTTCTTTAAGTTCTACATCTCAAAACGTGGCTTCCGTGAGGGGCTGGCGGGGCTAATAGTCGCCTCAATTGAAGCGTTCTCGGTGCTGCTTAAGTATGCAAAGCTTTGGGAGGCGCGCAAGCGGTGA
- a CDS encoding NAD(P)-dependent alcohol dehydrogenase — MVSTHAYAALNATSPIAPFELTRREVGAHDVLIEIHYCGVCHSDIHQARGEWGNSVFPMVPGHEIVGRVAQVGSEVSSYTLNDLVGVGCFVDSCRECSSCSRGLEQYCQGHLSLTYNGTEQDKVTPTHGGYSSHIVVDERYVLRISPKLDLKAVAPLLCAGITTYSPLKHWKVGKGSSVAIVGLGGLGHMGVKFAAALGAEVTVISTSAEKEADARRLGAHHFLLLSDAEALQQAAERFDCILDTVSGAHDLNQLLGLIRLDGTLILVGVPPEAPQVHPFSLIPRRRTIAGSMVGGIKETQEMLDFCAANNIVSDVEMINPAQINVAYERMLRGDVRYRFVIDLMAG; from the coding sequence ATGGTCTCTACGCATGCTTACGCCGCTCTCAACGCAACCTCTCCGATTGCACCGTTTGAACTAACTCGCCGCGAGGTTGGCGCGCACGATGTACTCATTGAGATTCACTACTGCGGGGTCTGTCACTCCGATATTCATCAGGCGCGTGGAGAGTGGGGAAATTCGGTCTTTCCGATGGTTCCTGGGCACGAGATCGTTGGCCGGGTAGCTCAGGTGGGGTCCGAGGTATCCTCTTACACCTTAAATGATCTTGTTGGTGTTGGCTGTTTCGTTGACTCGTGTCGTGAGTGTAGCAGTTGTAGCAGGGGCTTGGAGCAGTATTGCCAGGGGCACCTCTCCCTTACCTACAATGGAACTGAGCAGGATAAGGTAACGCCAACTCACGGCGGATATTCCTCGCATATAGTTGTTGATGAGAGGTATGTTTTACGGATATCTCCGAAACTCGACCTCAAAGCCGTGGCACCGCTCCTGTGTGCTGGCATTACAACCTACTCGCCCCTTAAGCACTGGAAGGTAGGAAAGGGGAGCAGCGTGGCGATTGTAGGCTTGGGGGGGCTTGGACATATGGGGGTTAAGTTCGCCGCGGCGCTTGGTGCTGAGGTTACGGTGATTAGCACCTCCGCAGAAAAAGAGGCGGATGCACGGCGTCTAGGGGCGCACCACTTCCTACTGCTTTCAGATGCAGAGGCGCTGCAGCAAGCCGCTGAACGGTTTGATTGTATCCTTGATACCGTATCGGGGGCGCATGACCTCAATCAGTTACTGGGGCTTATTCGTCTCGATGGAACTTTAATCCTTGTAGGAGTTCCGCCGGAGGCACCACAGGTTCATCCGTTCTCGCTCATCCCGCGACGTCGAACCATAGCGGGATCTATGGTCGGAGGTATTAAAGAGACCCAGGAGATGCTTGATTTTTGTGCCGCTAACAATATCGTCTCTGATGTAGAGATGATTAATCCCGCGCAGATTAATGTAGCGTATGAGAGAATGTTGCGTGGAGATGTACGGTATCGCTTTGTAATCGATCTGATGGCGGGCTAA